Proteins encoded in a region of the Euleptes europaea isolate rEulEur1 chromosome 3, rEulEur1.hap1, whole genome shotgun sequence genome:
- the LUM gene encoding lumican has translation MHLNSLPFFIFLISGIFCQYDYDPAGYYPPDPDYGYAHSMYGPSTAVCAPECNCPVTYPSAMYCDNLKLKNFPIIPSGIKYLYLRNNMIEGIEDNAFNNATDLEWLILDNNHLENSKIKGKVFAKLKSLKKLHINYNNLTEVVGPLPNTLDDLQVTHNKISKINPNTLEGLVNLTVVHLQHNQLTTDSLSGVFKGLDSLLYLDLSYNKLSKLPRGLPANILMLYFDNNEITNIPDEYFQGFKALQFLRLSHNKLTDSGIPGNAFNISTLVELDLSYNQLKSIPTVNEHLENYYLQVNQINKFPVSSFCKVVGALAYSRVRHLRLDANNLTRADLPQEMYNCLRMAAEISLE, from the exons ATGCATCTGAATTCTCTTCCTTTCTTCATTTTCTTGATCAGTGGCATCTTCTGTCAATATGATTATGATCCTGCTGGATATTATCCTCCAGACCCAGATTATGGTTATGCTCATTCCATGTATGGGCCATCTACAGCAGTCTGTGCACCAGAGTGTAATTGCCCTGTAACCTATCCATCAGCTATGTATTGTGATAACCTTAAACTGAAAAATTTCCCAATCATTCCTTCTGGAATTAAATACCTATATTTACGAAATAATATGATTGAAGGAATCGAAGATAATGCTTTTAATAATGCCACAGACCTGGAGTGGCTAATCCTAGATAATAATCATTTGGAAAATTCAAAAATTAAAGGCAAAGTGTTTGCCAaattaaagagtttgaaaaaacTGCATATTAACTACAACAACTTAACCGAAGTTGTTGGGCCACTTCCCAATACCCTGGATGACCTGCAAGTCACTCATAACAAGATTTCAAAAATCAACCCCAATACACTAGAAGGATTAGTGAATCTGACTGTTGTTCACCTACAACACAACCAACTGACAACAGATTCACTTTCTGGGGTTTTTAAAGGCTTGGATTCACTTTTGTATCTTGACCTGAGTTACAATAAACTTTCTAAATTGCCTCGGGGACTCCCCGCTAATATACTGATGCTATATTTTGACAATAATGAGATTACCAACATTCCTGATGAATATTTCCAAGGTTTTAAAGCACTGCAGTTTTTACGTCTCTCTCACAATAAATTGACAGATTCTGGAATACCAGGCAATGCTTTCAATATTTCCACGCTTGTTGAGCTCGATCTCTCCTACAATCAACTGAAGAGCATTCCAACAGTTAATGAACATCTTGAAAATTATTACCTCCAAGTCAATCAGATTAACA AATTTCCAGTGAGCAGCTTTTGTAAGGTTGTTGGAGCCCTCGCTTATTCCCGGGTCAGACATCTGCGTTTGGATGCAAATAATCTCACGAGAGCTGATCTTCCTCAAGAAATGTACAACTGTCTTCGTATGGCTGCTGAAATCTCCCTAGAGTGA